One genomic window of Chitinophagaceae bacterium includes the following:
- a CDS encoding magnesium chelatase codes for MNREKINTLGQLKAAGYQPKPIKEEMRDNLIAALKEKRNVFEGIQGYDESVIPQLQTAILSRHNIILLGLRGQAKTRLARLMVNLLDEYIPVVKDSEMNDDPLQPISRFAKDQIAEWGVQTPVAWLHRDERYAEKLATPDVSVADLIGDVDPIKAASLKLNYADERVIHYGIIPRSHRSIFVINELPDLQARIQVSLFNILQEGDIQIRGFKMRLPLDIQFVFTANPEDYTNRGSIVTPLKDRIDSQILTHYPKSIETSRAITEQESDITASQRESITIPSLLYDLIEQTAFEARESDFVDKKSGVSARLTISALENLYSTVERRMLINKEAKGYARLADIYGILPSITGKVELVYEGEVEGIATVATMLIGKALRKQFSNIFPNPEKNKKAKVKTVSPYAEVVNWFNEGNKVDILQNEPQASYEKSLLFVKGLNELVKVYFPRATKQEQLFMMEFALHGLAEFSQLSKHRLETGIQFKDLLGSMMNFGIGEEEEELN; via the coding sequence ATGAACAGAGAGAAGATCAATACGCTCGGCCAATTAAAAGCGGCGGGCTATCAACCCAAACCCATTAAGGAAGAAATGCGCGATAACCTGATCGCCGCATTAAAAGAAAAAAGAAATGTGTTTGAAGGAATTCAGGGATATGATGAATCAGTGATTCCACAGTTACAGACTGCCATTCTCTCCCGTCACAATATAATCTTGCTGGGTTTACGAGGACAGGCAAAGACACGACTCGCACGTCTCATGGTGAACCTGCTCGACGAATACATTCCGGTGGTGAAGGATTCGGAAATGAATGATGATCCCTTACAGCCTATTTCACGTTTTGCGAAAGACCAGATCGCTGAATGGGGCGTGCAGACGCCTGTTGCATGGCTGCACCGTGATGAACGGTATGCGGAGAAGCTTGCAACTCCTGATGTATCTGTAGCAGATTTGATTGGTGATGTGGATCCGATAAAAGCGGCTTCCTTAAAACTGAATTATGCAGATGAAAGGGTGATCCATTATGGAATCATACCACGTTCACACCGCAGCATTTTTGTTATTAATGAGTTGCCGGATTTGCAGGCACGCATACAGGTTTCATTGTTTAATATTTTGCAGGAAGGAGATATTCAGATCCGTGGTTTCAAGATGCGGTTGCCATTGGATATTCAGTTTGTGTTCACAGCGAATCCTGAAGATTATACGAATCGCGGATCTATTGTCACTCCGTTGAAGGATCGTATCGACAGTCAGATTCTCACGCATTATCCGAAGAGCATTGAAACATCCCGTGCCATCACCGAACAGGAATCAGATATTACTGCATCACAGCGTGAATCAATTACGATTCCTTCCTTGTTGTACGATCTGATTGAACAAACAGCTTTTGAAGCCCGTGAAAGTGATTTTGTAGATAAGAAAAGCGGTGTATCGGCACGACTCACTATTTCAGCGTTGGAAAATCTCTACAGCACCGTTGAACGCAGAATGCTCATTAATAAAGAAGCTAAAGGCTACGCCCGCTTAGCAGATATCTATGGCATTCTTCCCTCTATTACTGGAAAAGTTGAATTGGTTTACGAAGGAGAAGTGGAAGGAATTGCGACTGTTGCCACCATGCTGATCGGAAAAGCATTGCGCAAACAATTCTCGAATATTTTTCCAAACCCGGAAAAAAATAAAAAGGCCAAAGTAAAAACGGTGAGTCCTTATGCAGAAGTGGTGAACTGGTTTAATGAAGGAAATAAAGTGGACATTCTGCAAAATGAACCGCAAGCTTCGTATGAAAAGTCTTTGCTTTTTGTAAAAGGATTGAATGAACTCGTGAAGGTTTATTTTCCACGCGCAACAAAGCAGGAACAATTATTCATGATGGAATTCGCGCTTCACGGACTTGCAGAATTCTCACAACTCAGCAAGCATCGGCTCGAAACAGGCATTCAGTTTAAAGACTTGTTGGGAAGTATGATGAATTTTGGGATTGGGGAAGAGGAGGAGGAGTTGAATTAG
- the pdxH gene encoding pyridoxamine 5'-phosphate oxidase: MQQEILEQLRQEYSGRTLDEASVIKNPLQQFEQWFQEASQAGLPEVNAMTLATCGIDFKPSARIVLLKGLDEGNFIFYTNYNSRKGKELLWNPYAALLFFWNELHRQVRIEGRIEKLSGDASDAYFKSRPEDSRLGAIVSPQSEVIPGRNVLDENLEILKTKFSGSEIPRPSHWGGYRVIPYTIEFWQGRMSRLHDRLLFTRVGAAWKIERLAP; encoded by the coding sequence ATGCAGCAGGAAATACTTGAACAATTGCGCCAGGAATATTCAGGACGCACATTGGATGAAGCATCAGTGATTAAAAATCCGCTGCAACAATTTGAGCAATGGTTTCAGGAAGCTTCACAGGCCGGTTTACCGGAAGTAAATGCGATGACGTTAGCGACCTGCGGTATTGATTTTAAACCTTCAGCACGTATTGTTTTACTTAAAGGACTTGATGAAGGGAATTTTATTTTTTATACGAATTACAACAGCAGAAAGGGAAAAGAACTATTGTGGAATCCATATGCAGCGCTGCTCTTTTTCTGGAATGAACTACACCGGCAGGTACGCATTGAAGGAAGAATTGAAAAATTATCAGGCGATGCTTCAGATGCGTATTTCAAAAGCAGACCTGAAGATAGCAGACTTGGTGCAATAGTTTCACCACAGAGTGAAGTAATTCCAGGTAGAAATGTGCTGGATGAAAACTTAGAAATTTTAAAAACGAAATTTTCAGGCAGCGAAATTCCACGTCCTTCTCATTGGGGTGGTTATCGTGTAATTCCTTACACTATTGAATTCTGGCAGGGACGCATGAGCCGGCTGCATGATAGGTTGTTATTTACACGTGTAGGTGCAGCATGGAAAATAGAGCGACTTGCTCCATAA
- a CDS encoding 30S ribosomal protein THX, translated as MGRGDKRTKRGKITIGSFGNSRKARTATKAIVKPVATPPPAATAAPKEETKKRVTKKKEK; from the coding sequence ATGGGCAGAGGTGATAAAAGAACCAAACGTGGTAAGATTACCATTGGCTCTTTCGGCAATAGCAGAAAGGCGCGAACAGCTACTAAAGCAATCGTAAAACCGGTAGCAACTCCTCCTCCGGCAGCAACAGCAGCTCCAAAAGAGGAAACCAAAAAAAGAGTGACCAAGAAAAAAGAAAAGTAA
- a CDS encoding HU family DNA-binding protein codes for MNKGQLIAKMAADSKVSKAQAGAALDSFIHTTMSTLKKGDKVTLVGFGTFSVSKRSARKGRNPQTGKSINIPARKVAKFKAGKEFAAKVK; via the coding sequence ATGAACAAAGGTCAACTCATTGCAAAAATGGCTGCTGATTCCAAAGTTTCAAAAGCACAGGCAGGTGCTGCATTGGATTCATTTATTCACACCACGATGAGCACCTTAAAAAAGGGAGATAAAGTGACCTTAGTTGGTTTTGGAACATTCAGTGTGTCAAAGCGCTCGGCAAGGAAAGGCAGAAATCCACAAACAGGAAAATCCATCAATATTCCGGCGCGCAAAGTGGCAAAATTCAAAGCCGGAAAAGAATTCGCCGCCAAAGTAAAATAA
- the recG gene encoding ATP-dependent DNA helicase RecG, with amino-acid sequence MAQIYQLLASPIEYLKGVGPQRADILKKELNIFTFGDLLHHFPFRYIDRTSFFKINQLTPHTQYVQIIGKVVEKNLVGENRGKRFVAYFTDGTGEMELVWFQGIRYAEKFVEIGKKYVVFGKPGIFKGEYSIVHPDITSFEEAVEKPDGRLQPMYSSTEKLKGRGLHSKGIEKLVTTLLALITVHDLNENLPDTLLKRFHFIPRFEAFNQIHFPENEAMLEKTRNRLKFEELFFSQLRILQLKLGRKRASAGFIFTKLDPSFNRFYHEKLPFQLTAAQKRVIREIRMDLVSGKQMNRLLQGDVGSGKTIVSLLVMLMAIDNSFQSAMMVPTELLALQHYRNLTLLTEGLGLRVALLTASVKGSERKKMLAALQDGEIHLLIGTHALIEDKVVFNNLGLIVIDEQHRFGVEQRASLWTKNHLPPHVLVMTATPIPRTLAMTLYGDLDVSTIDELPPGRKPITTVHRFDSSRLRVFGFMKEQIKAGRQIYIVYPLIDESEKQDYKFLMDGYESIARAFPLPEFAISIVHGKMKSDARDLEMQRFIRNETQIMVATTVIEVGVDVPNASVMVIESAERFGLSQLHQLRGRVGRGAEDSYCILLTGDKLSSEARARMNILTQTNDGFRIAEEDLRLRGPGDLEGTQQSGLVPFHIADLARDQKILALAREEAEKLLEADPLLQAEQNAVLKNYLSTQNKKEKRWSRIS; translated from the coding sequence ATGGCACAAATCTATCAACTGCTTGCTTCTCCTATTGAATACCTGAAAGGCGTTGGGCCACAACGCGCCGACATTTTAAAAAAAGAACTGAACATCTTCACCTTTGGCGATCTGCTCCATCACTTTCCATTCCGTTATATCGACCGCACTTCCTTCTTTAAAATCAACCAACTCACTCCTCACACACAATACGTTCAGATCATCGGCAAAGTAGTGGAGAAAAACCTGGTAGGTGAGAACAGGGGAAAAAGATTTGTGGCCTACTTCACGGATGGCACCGGTGAAATGGAACTGGTTTGGTTCCAGGGAATCCGGTATGCAGAAAAATTTGTGGAGATCGGAAAAAAATATGTGGTGTTTGGAAAGCCCGGCATTTTCAAAGGCGAATATTCCATCGTTCATCCTGACATTACTTCATTTGAAGAAGCAGTGGAAAAACCCGATGGTCGTTTACAACCGATGTATTCTTCTACTGAAAAATTAAAGGGTAGAGGTTTGCATTCAAAAGGCATCGAGAAATTAGTGACCACGCTTTTAGCATTAATTACGGTACATGATCTGAACGAAAATCTTCCGGATACTTTGCTGAAGCGATTCCATTTTATTCCGCGCTTTGAAGCATTCAATCAAATTCACTTTCCGGAAAATGAAGCGATGCTGGAAAAAACAAGAAACCGTCTGAAGTTCGAAGAATTATTTTTCAGTCAACTGAGAATATTGCAATTGAAGCTGGGGAGGAAAAGGGCATCAGCAGGTTTCATCTTTACGAAACTCGATCCTTCCTTCAATCGTTTTTACCATGAAAAATTACCCTTTCAACTCACGGCCGCGCAAAAAAGAGTGATCAGGGAAATACGAATGGACCTGGTTTCAGGCAAGCAAATGAACAGGTTGTTACAAGGTGATGTAGGCAGTGGAAAAACAATTGTTTCCTTACTCGTGATGCTGATGGCGATTGATAACAGTTTTCAATCAGCCATGATGGTGCCTACTGAATTACTGGCATTGCAACATTACCGCAACCTCACACTTCTGACAGAGGGACTTGGATTGCGTGTTGCATTATTAACAGCATCAGTAAAAGGCAGTGAACGAAAGAAGATGCTGGCGGCCTTACAAGATGGCGAGATTCACCTGTTAATCGGAACACATGCTTTGATTGAAGACAAAGTAGTGTTCAACAACCTCGGACTGATTGTGATTGATGAACAACATCGCTTTGGCGTGGAACAACGTGCCAGTCTCTGGACAAAAAATCATTTGCCACCACATGTACTCGTAATGACGGCCACACCTATTCCAAGAACACTGGCCATGACATTATACGGCGACCTTGATGTTTCAACGATTGATGAATTACCTCCGGGAAGAAAACCCATCACTACTGTTCACCGTTTTGATTCCTCCAGGCTACGTGTATTTGGATTCATGAAAGAACAAATCAAAGCAGGCCGACAGATTTATATCGTGTATCCATTGATTGATGAATCGGAAAAACAGGATTATAAATTTCTGATGGATGGTTATGAAAGTATCGCACGTGCTTTTCCATTGCCCGAATTTGCGATAAGCATTGTTCATGGTAAAATGAAATCAGATGCGCGCGATCTGGAAATGCAAAGGTTCATCCGGAATGAAACACAAATCATGGTGGCCACTACCGTGATTGAAGTTGGAGTAGATGTTCCGAATGCAAGTGTGATGGTGATTGAAAGCGCCGAACGTTTTGGATTATCTCAACTGCATCAGCTTCGTGGCCGTGTGGGTCGTGGTGCTGAAGATTCCTATTGTATTCTGCTCACGGGTGATAAGCTTTCATCAGAAGCACGTGCCCGCATGAATATTCTGACACAAACAAATGACGGTTTCCGTATTGCTGAAGAAGATTTGCGCTTGCGCGGTCCCGGAGATCTCGAAGGCACACAGCAATCAGGTCTTGTTCCGTTTCACATAGCAGATCTTGCGCGTGATCAGAAAATACTCGCTTTGGCAAGGGAAGAAGCGGAAAAATTGTTGGAAGCAGATCCGTTATTGCAAGCAGAACAAAATGCAGTACTTAAAAATTATCTGTCAACACAGAACAAGAAAGAAAAAAGATGGAGCCGGATTTCTTAA
- a CDS encoding DinB family protein, translating to MSAFSTPEKRKSKINSFGNGYQRLSEMLHTIPEDVMSYRAHRDVWNINEMVIHLADLEAAAYVNFRRAVAEPTEDIIAFDKDLWAESLTYYNQPIDASLKLFRLLRTSNYLLLKNISHDGWLNTVNYPENGQITLEDLLDLYENHFETVIKEIQRNVDDRMKEEKR from the coding sequence ATGTCGGCTTTCTCCACTCCCGAAAAAAGAAAATCAAAGATCAATTCCTTTGGCAACGGCTATCAGCGTTTGAGCGAGATGCTGCATACGATTCCTGAAGATGTAATGTCGTATCGTGCACATCGTGATGTGTGGAACATCAATGAAATGGTGATTCATCTTGCAGACCTGGAAGCAGCGGCGTATGTAAATTTCAGAAGGGCGGTGGCGGAGCCAACAGAAGATATTATTGCTTTTGATAAAGACCTTTGGGCGGAATCATTAACATATTATAATCAGCCCATTGATGCATCTTTAAAACTTTTTCGATTGTTGCGAACAAGTAATTATTTATTGCTGAAGAACATTTCGCATGATGGATGGTTGAACACGGTAAATTATCCGGAGAACGGACAGATAACGCTGGAAGATTTACTTGATTTGTATGAAAATCATTTCGAAACAGTAATCAAAGAGATACAGCGTAATGTGGATGATCGGATGAAGGAAGAGAAAAGATAA
- a CDS encoding PorT family protein, translated as MKNHIIFLFLFCTATVSAQVDDSTASMMPPQMAGVLNFPKQFFFFDFINSGWLNAPENIKSKLISGGLNINLFYEFNIVKAKVGIAPGISYSVSGVKSNSIYKYDYSTAGSEMVYTDLEPYSDSLFIKSKLSVSYLEIPVEVHIHLKPNSKKLGFLIAPGFRAGMLVGDFWKLNYHQSIVGADKLKVYGIENISPFRYGVSLRLMYYKFGLFGYYQLNHLFEENKGAAVTPYSVGISVSPF; from the coding sequence ATGAAAAATCACATCATCTTTCTATTCCTTTTTTGTACTGCTACAGTTTCAGCTCAGGTAGATGATTCTACCGCTTCCATGATGCCACCGCAAATGGCCGGCGTATTGAATTTCCCAAAGCAATTTTTCTTTTTTGACTTCATCAACAGCGGCTGGTTAAATGCACCTGAAAATATTAAATCGAAACTGATTTCGGGCGGATTGAATATTAACCTCTTCTACGAATTCAATATTGTGAAAGCTAAAGTAGGCATTGCACCCGGCATCAGTTACTCTGTATCAGGTGTGAAAAGCAATTCAATTTATAAGTATGATTATAGTACCGCCGGATCCGAAATGGTGTATACGGATCTGGAGCCCTATTCAGATTCACTCTTTATAAAAAGTAAGCTTTCAGTATCCTATCTTGAAATACCCGTGGAAGTTCACATACATCTGAAACCTAACAGTAAAAAACTTGGATTTTTGATTGCTCCGGGATTCAGAGCAGGAATGCTGGTGGGTGACTTTTGGAAATTAAATTATCATCAATCCATAGTTGGTGCCGATAAACTGAAGGTTTATGGCATAGAAAATATTTCTCCTTTCCGTTATGGCGTGTCACTGAGATTAATGTATTATAAGTTTGGATTGTTTGGATATTATCAGTTGAATCATTTATTCGAAGAAAATAAGGGCGCTGCAGTTACGCCTTATTCAGTTGGTATATCTGTATCACCTTTTTAG
- a CDS encoding outer membrane beta-barrel protein, whose amino-acid sequence MKKIFLLLFSCLSFFQASSQGTQQDSGLRFGLTLSPQLSWLSANDKGLEGNGSYAGFSYGLLMDVLIPTNYAFATGVLISYEGGKLTYTDSTKFNSFPDRIYPAGTSVDYTIQYIEIPLSMKLRTNQIGYITYFGQFGLQGGIAIRSRANIATLNGSMEEAKVDFGKDVTPGNLGLLLGGGIEYQVSGKTALLAGLQFHNGFIDATDNPKDYKTVSTLAHFRLQLGIYF is encoded by the coding sequence ATGAAGAAAATCTTTCTCCTCCTATTTTCCTGTCTTTCTTTTTTCCAGGCTTCATCACAGGGAACACAGCAGGATTCCGGATTACGTTTCGGATTGACGTTATCACCACAGCTCAGTTGGCTTTCTGCAAATGATAAAGGCCTGGAAGGAAATGGTTCTTATGCCGGATTTAGTTATGGTTTACTGATGGATGTGCTTATTCCAACAAACTATGCATTTGCAACAGGTGTGCTTATTTCCTATGAGGGCGGAAAGCTGACCTACACCGATTCAACAAAGTTCAATAGTTTTCCTGACAGGATTTATCCGGCCGGAACTAGTGTGGACTATACTATTCAATACATAGAAATTCCATTGAGCATGAAGCTTCGCACCAATCAGATTGGTTACATTACTTACTTTGGACAGTTCGGTTTGCAAGGTGGTATTGCGATACGTTCGAGAGCAAATATTGCAACCTTGAACGGAAGTATGGAGGAAGCAAAGGTGGACTTTGGAAAAGATGTGACGCCCGGAAATCTGGGTCTGCTGCTTGGCGGTGGTATAGAATATCAGGTAAGTGGTAAGACAGCGCTGTTGGCGGGCCTTCAGTTTCACAATGGTTTTATTGATGCCACCGATAATCCAAAGGACTATAAAACGGTTTCAACGCTCGCACACTTTCGCTTGCAACTTGGAATTTATTTTTAG
- a CDS encoding NAD+ synthase yields the protein MKIAMAQQNYLIGDFEGNRKKITDAIRRAKEMGADLVMFSELSVCGYPPRDFLEFRDFIDQCDESVQLIAKEAVGIAVLIGAPTVNPKPEGKDLYNSAYFLYDGTIKQVINKSLLPNYDVFDEYRYFEPNHEFGAFDFMGKRIGFTVCEDLWNAGINPLYVTTPIEKIAAFKPDYLLNISASPFDYEHSRDRIDLLKQTAKNYRLPVFYCNCVGAQTELIFDGGSVVITPNGEVFDEMMYYQEQVKLYDLDEVMHAHDLENREQPKEKIPLIYQTLVVGIREYFNKLNFKKAILGLSGGIDSAVVACLAVEALGKENVKVLLMPSQFSTGHSVSDALELSGNLDIAYETLPVKDVYDAALNVLNPFFEGKPFDVTEENLQARIRALYLMAFANKHHFIVLNTSNKSEMAVGYGTLYGDMCGGLAVLGDVYKTEVYEIVKYINRDKEIIPAHIISKPPSAELRHDQKDADSLPEYAILDKILFQYIEKRKGPKELVALGFEKSLVDRVLKMVNISEHKRHQSPPVLRVSAKAFGSGRRLPIVAKYLS from the coding sequence ATGAAGATTGCAATGGCACAACAGAATTACCTGATAGGTGATTTTGAAGGAAACAGAAAGAAGATTACCGATGCGATACGCCGTGCAAAAGAAATGGGAGCTGACCTTGTTATGTTCTCTGAACTGAGTGTCTGCGGATATCCTCCCCGCGACTTCCTGGAGTTCCGTGATTTTATTGATCAATGCGATGAATCAGTTCAGTTGATAGCAAAGGAAGCTGTTGGTATTGCGGTATTGATTGGAGCGCCTACCGTGAATCCAAAACCGGAAGGAAAAGACCTTTATAATTCTGCTTATTTTTTATATGACGGGACCATAAAACAAGTCATCAACAAATCATTATTACCCAATTACGATGTGTTTGATGAGTATAGATACTTCGAACCTAACCATGAATTCGGTGCCTTTGATTTTATGGGTAAGCGAATTGGATTTACAGTGTGCGAAGACCTTTGGAATGCAGGCATTAATCCATTGTACGTAACAACACCCATAGAAAAGATTGCTGCTTTTAAACCTGATTACCTGCTTAATATTTCCGCATCGCCATTTGATTATGAACATTCCCGCGACCGGATTGATTTGCTGAAACAAACTGCAAAGAACTACCGGCTTCCTGTATTTTATTGCAATTGCGTAGGTGCGCAAACGGAATTGATATTCGATGGTGGATCTGTGGTGATTACACCAAACGGAGAAGTGTTTGATGAGATGATGTATTACCAAGAGCAGGTTAAGTTATATGATCTTGATGAAGTAATGCATGCGCATGATTTGGAAAACCGTGAGCAACCCAAGGAAAAAATCCCGTTGATTTATCAGACACTCGTAGTTGGTATTCGCGAATATTTCAACAAGTTGAATTTTAAAAAAGCGATTCTTGGACTGAGCGGCGGTATTGATTCCGCTGTGGTGGCTTGTCTTGCAGTGGAAGCGCTTGGGAAAGAAAATGTAAAAGTGTTGCTGATGCCGTCACAATTTTCAACAGGACACTCCGTAAGCGATGCTCTTGAACTTTCAGGCAATCTGGATATTGCTTATGAAACCCTTCCGGTTAAAGATGTTTATGATGCAGCCTTGAATGTTTTGAATCCGTTTTTTGAAGGCAAACCGTTTGATGTGACGGAAGAAAACCTTCAGGCAAGGATTCGTGCTTTGTATCTGATGGCTTTCGCAAATAAGCATCATTTCATTGTGCTCAATACTTCTAATAAAAGTGAGATGGCGGTTGGTTACGGTACTTTGTATGGTGATATGTGCGGCGGACTGGCAGTGCTCGGAGATGTGTATAAGACGGAAGTGTACGAAATCGTGAAATATATTAACCGTGATAAAGAAATAATTCCGGCACATATCATTTCGAAACCACCATCTGCCGAATTACGACATGACCAGAAAGATGCCGACTCTTTGCCGGAGTATGCAATACTTGATAAAATATTGTTTCAATACATTGAGAAACGAAAAGGTCCTAAAGAGCTGGTGGCGCTTGGCTTTGAAAAATCATTGGTTGATCGTGTGCTGAAAATGGTGAACATCAGCGAACACAAACGCCATCAATCGCCTCCCGTGTTGCGGGTTTCTGCTAAAGCATTCGGATCGGGCCGCAGATTGCCGATTGTTGCGAAGTATTTATCGTAG
- a CDS encoding M4 family metallopeptidase, with translation MKRTLLTSCFIILLMAQWIQAQQLQRIDLLTKKFSIYLHPDSKPGWIEFRNDAPYTAAHLFEEQPDLIGLRGNLDEMRILNVKTDPAGNSHFRYGQFYKGVRVEMIEQLVHEKKGRAYLANGDFIADLDLNVNATIVPSAAVEAALKVVPAEKYLWENATREADFKKAKNDAHATLKPHAELLIIKKDAKGVKEPSNYELAYRVAVFAEKPWAAKYVYIDAQTGNVIRSRSLDVFCSSGTAQTTFNGTQTVQTKFTTTACDFDGDIETSYFSWDDCNPDTEIKSWYADSFSGDDYYKCDGNNDWTTTGSSRMTITSLWSAKKAYNYFLNTHGHESFDGDDGLIDLFSNRKYTTDGGAEYCSNANYTNIIDNLNFGAGSDCTSGTTDDFNTLDIVGHEYTHGIIEYAHFDALDYSDESGALNESFADIFGEMVENNVEGSIDWMVGGDKSDGELRSFSDPKSDGQPDTYLGTNWESGDDDNGGVHTNSGVQNFVFFLLANGGSGTNDLGWEYNVTSIGWESARDIAWQAMMNYLDGDDGYITARNAWIQSAKDLFGSCSQEVISVGEAFMAVGVTHYTPYNLASLCGTYATVTSIDAAEEVRNATVFFNNFLTDCNTTINSGAIVTVESGNLITFHPGFTSLSGSLFTAFIDKCEMSDYNSGDLKNETVSEGQLQASSSHDLTISIYPNPAGPFTTIEFDWKNDTPVELYIMDVTGRVVQSVLKNEVLDDPHYRTEINTTGFSNGLFVCVMKSGNESHIQKFLVQH, from the coding sequence ATGAAAAGGACACTTCTAACTTCTTGCTTCATCATATTACTGATGGCGCAATGGATACAAGCGCAGCAACTGCAGCGCATAGATTTACTTACTAAAAAATTCAGCATCTACCTTCATCCCGACAGCAAGCCCGGATGGATTGAATTCAGAAATGATGCGCCTTATACAGCGGCACATCTCTTCGAAGAGCAACCTGATCTTATAGGATTACGCGGCAACCTCGATGAAATGCGCATACTTAACGTGAAAACAGATCCTGCAGGAAATTCACACTTTCGTTATGGACAATTCTATAAAGGTGTAAGAGTGGAAATGATCGAACAACTTGTGCATGAGAAAAAAGGCAGGGCCTATTTAGCCAACGGTGATTTTATCGCGGATCTTGATCTTAATGTGAATGCAACCATCGTTCCTTCCGCTGCTGTAGAAGCTGCATTGAAAGTGGTTCCTGCTGAAAAATATCTTTGGGAAAACGCAACACGCGAAGCAGATTTTAAGAAGGCGAAGAATGATGCCCATGCTACTTTAAAACCTCATGCGGAATTATTGATTATTAAAAAGGATGCAAAGGGTGTAAAGGAACCATCAAACTATGAGCTTGCCTATCGTGTAGCAGTGTTTGCTGAAAAACCATGGGCTGCAAAGTATGTTTACATTGATGCACAAACAGGAAATGTAATTCGCTCCCGTTCGCTCGATGTATTCTGTTCTTCAGGCACAGCACAAACTACGTTCAATGGTACGCAAACTGTACAAACTAAATTCACCACCACTGCATGCGACTTTGACGGTGATATTGAAACGTCCTATTTCTCTTGGGATGATTGCAATCCCGATACGGAAATCAAAAGCTGGTATGCTGATTCTTTTTCCGGTGACGATTATTACAAATGCGATGGGAATAACGACTGGACTACAACAGGCAGCAGCAGAATGACGATTACATCATTGTGGTCAGCCAAGAAAGCATACAACTATTTTTTAAATACGCATGGTCATGAAAGTTTTGATGGTGATGATGGTTTGATTGATCTATTCAGCAATCGCAAATACACGACTGATGGTGGCGCTGAATACTGTAGTAATGCGAATTATACCAACATCATTGACAATCTCAATTTTGGAGCTGGCTCGGATTGCACATCCGGTACCACCGATGATTTCAACACGCTCGATATTGTAGGACATGAATACACGCACGGTATAATAGAATATGCGCATTTCGATGCATTAGATTATTCTGATGAGTCAGGTGCACTGAATGAATCCTTTGCTGACATCTTTGGTGAAATGGTGGAGAACAATGTTGAAGGATCCATTGACTGGATGGTGGGCGGCGATAAATCAGATGGCGAACTAAGATCTTTTTCCGATCCAAAATCTGATGGACAGCCTGACACTTATTTGGGAACCAATTGGGAAAGCGGAGATGATGACAATGGTGGTGTACATACCAATAGTGGTGTGCAGAATTTTGTATTCTTCCTCTTAGCGAATGGAGGAAGCGGTACCAACGACCTTGGCTGGGAATATAATGTAACCAGTATCGGATGGGAAAGTGCAAGGGACATTGCCTGGCAGGCAATGATGAATTACCTCGATGGTGACGACGGTTACATTACCGCACGTAATGCATGGATTCAATCAGCTAAAGATTTATTTGGCAGTTGTTCGCAGGAAGTGATTTCCGTTGGGGAAGCATTTATGGCGGTGGGCGTTACACATTACACGCCTTATAATCTTGCATCGTTGTGTGGAACGTATGCTACTGTTACTTCAATTGACGCTGCTGAAGAAGTGCGTAATGCGACTGTTTTCTTCAATAATTTTTTAACTGATTGCAACACTACCATTAATTCAGGGGCTATCGTAACTGTTGAGAGTGGAAATCTCATCACATTTCACCCGGGATTTACGTCACTCAGTGGAAGTTTATTTACTGCTTTTATTGACAAGTGTGAGATGAGTGATTATAATTCCGGTGATCTCAAAAATGAAACGGTGAGTGAAGGTCAATTGCAGGCATCATCATCTCATGATTTAACCATCAGCATCTATCCGAATCCTGCTGGCCCGTTTACGACTATTGAATTCGACTGGAAAAATGATACGCCTGTCGAACTGTATATAATGGATGTAACTGGCAGAGTTGTACAATCTGTTTTAAAGAATGAAGTGCTTGATGATCCTCATTATCGTACAGAAATAAATACAACCGGTTTTTCAAATGGACTGTTTGTATGCGTGATGAAATCCGGCAACGAATCGCACATTCAAAAATTCCTGGTGCAGCATTAG